The following are from one region of the Mustela lutreola isolate mMusLut2 chromosome 7, mMusLut2.pri, whole genome shotgun sequence genome:
- the LOC131835268 gene encoding olfactory receptor 4K13-like: MEKQNHSMVSEFILLGLVEFRELQICFFLFFSIIYIAIVLGNLIIIFVVKLDPHLHSPMYFLLANLSFIDMSLASFATPKMICDLISEYKAISYEGCMAQMFFLHLLGGSEMMLLVAMAIDRFIAICKPLHYKTIMSHRVCIGLALLSWTTGFVHTMSQMVFTVTLPFCGPNVVDSFFCDLPQVIRLACTDTYILELLVIAFSGILSLFCFIFLFISYSIILITVRHRSSNRSSKALSTLSAHITVVVLFFGPCIFIYIWPFNRVSIDKILSVFYTIFTPLLNPIIYTFRNKDMRKAIRKIKTKQVSSRSTF; this comes from the coding sequence atggagaaacaaaatcaCTCCATGGTGTCTGAGTTTATTTTGTTGGGCCTCGTAGAGTTTCGTGAGTTACAGatttgctttttcttgtttttttccattatctACATAGCCATTGTATTAGGCAACCTCATCATTATCTTTGTGGTAAAACTGGATCCTCACTTACACTCTCCCATGTACTTCTTACTGGCCAACCTCTCCTTCATTGATATGTCCCTGGCCTCCTTTGCTACTCCTAAAATGATCTGTGACCTAATTAGTGAATATAAGGCTATCTCCTATGAAGGCTGCATGGCCCAGATGTTCTTCCTTCACCTTTTAGGTGGAAGTGAGATGATGTTGCTTGTAGCCATGGCAATTGATAGATTCATTGCCATTTGCAAACCCCTCCATTACAAAACTATCATGAGCCACCGTGTTTGCATAGGACTTGCACTTCTGTCCTGGACCACTGGTTTTGTGCACACTATGAGCCAAATGGTGTTCACAGTGACTTTACCATTCTGTGGCCCCAATGTTGTGGATAGCTTTTTTTGTGATCTGCCTCAGGTCATCAGACTTGCTTGTACTGACACTTATATCTTGGAATTATTAGTCATTGCATTTAGTGGAAtactttctttgttctgtttcatcTTTCTGTTCATCTCCTATAGCATCATTCTGATTACTGTCCGGCATCGCTCCTCCAACAGGTCTTCCAAGGCTTTATCTACTCTTTCAGCCCACATTACAGTGGTGGTACTGTTCTTTGGTCCTTGCATCTTTATCTATATATGGCCGTTCAACAGGGTGTCCATAGATAAGATCCTTTCTGTGTTTTACACAATTTTCACTCCCCTTTTAAATCCAATCATCTACACATTCAGGAATAAAGACATGAGGaaagcaataagaaaaataaagaccaaacaAGTGAGTTCCCGATCAACCTTTTAA
- the LOC131835269 gene encoding olfactory receptor 4L1-like encodes MDLKNGSVVTEFILLGFSGQWELQIFFFATFSLIYSATVLGNILIMVIVTISSNLHSPMYFLLGNLSFLDMCLSTVTTPRMITDLLNEHKTISIWGCMTQMFFMHLFGGAEATLLIAMAFDRYVAICKPLHYRIIMNQRLLSGFVIFSWTIGFVHTMSQMVLTVNLPFCGPNVIDNIFCDLPLVIKLACTDTYTLEFFVIADSGLLSFICFILLLVSYTVILITVQQRSSGGLSKALSTLSAHIIVVTLFFGPCIFIYAWPFNSFAGNKILAVFYTVITPLLNPIIYTLRNQKMQRAMRKLQFQHVISTQNF; translated from the coding sequence ATGGATCTTAAAAATGGATCTGTAGTGACTGAGTTTATTTTACTAGGATTTTCTGGACAATGGGAacttcagattttcttctttgcaaCATTTTCCTTAATCTACAGTGCTACTGTGTTGGGAAATATTCTCATTATGGTCATAGTGACAATTAGTTCCAACCTTCATTCTCCCATGTATTTCCTCCTTGGAAACCTCTCTTTTCTGGATATGTGCCTCTCCACTGTCACAACACCCAGAATGATCACAGACTTACTCAATGAACACAAGACCATCTCCATATGGGGCTGCATGACCCAGATGTTCTTTATGCACTTATTTGGGGGTGCTGAGGCAACTCTTTTGATAGCCATGGCCTTTGACAGATATGTAGCCATATGCAAACCCCTGCACTACAGGATAATCATGAACCAGAGACTGCTGAGTGGATTTGTAATATTTTCATGGACAATTGGGTTTGTACACACCATGAGCCAGATGGTACTAACAGTAAACTTGCCTTTCTGTGGCCCCAATGTCATAGACAATATATTTTGTGACCTTCCCCTTGTGATTAAGCTTGCTTGTACGGACACATACACCCTGGAATTCTTTGTCATTGCTGACAGTGGGCTGCTCTCATTCATCTGTTTCATCCTCCTCCTTGTCTCCTACACTGTCATCCTGATCACTGTACAACAAAGATCATCCGGAGGGCTCTCCAAGGCTCTGTCCACACTGTCTGCACACATCATTGTGGTCACTCTGTTCTTTGGACCTTGTATCTTTATCTATGCCTGGCCATTCAACAGTTTTGCAGGCAATAAAATCCTTGCTGTATTTTACACTGTTATCACACCCTTACTGAATCCTATTATTTATACCCTGAGAAATCAGAAAATGCAAAGGGCCATGAGAAAATTACAGTTCCAACATGTTATCTCTACACAGAACTTCTAG